One Sphingopyxis macrogoltabida genomic region harbors:
- the gspG gene encoding type II secretion system major pseudopilin GspG, producing MSLMQLFFRLMLDPGRSAASRRKQGERGFTLTELMVVIFIIGLLATVVMINVLPSQDRAMVTKAKADIATLETALEQYRLDNLTYPASTDGLNALVSAPPALAQPERYRRGGYIKKLPEDPWGRPYNYQAPGPNGKAFDVWSLGADGAPGGTDDNADIRGEG from the coding sequence ATGTCGCTTATGCAGCTTTTCTTTCGCCTGATGCTCGATCCTGGCCGGTCCGCCGCCAGCCGCCGTAAGCAGGGCGAGCGCGGCTTCACGCTGACCGAACTGATGGTGGTGATCTTCATCATCGGGCTGCTCGCGACCGTGGTGATGATCAACGTGTTGCCGAGCCAGGATCGCGCGATGGTGACCAAGGCGAAGGCGGATATCGCGACGCTCGAAACCGCGCTTGAACAATATCGCCTCGACAATCTCACCTATCCTGCGAGCACCGACGGGCTGAATGCGCTTGTTTCGGCGCCGCCGGCGCTCGCCCAGCCCGAACGCTACCGCCGCGGCGGCTATATCAAGAAGCTGCCCGAAGACCCGTGGGGCCGTCCCTATAATTATCAGGCGCCGGGGCCGAACGGAAAGGCGTTCGACGTCTGGTCGCTCGGCGCCGACGGCGCGCCCGGCGGGACCGACGACAATGCCGACATTCGCGGAGAAGGCTGA
- the gspK gene encoding type II secretion system minor pseudopilin GspK, with protein MRPLARGERGAALLSVLLLVAVMAVIAATALDRLTLATRIAGSASTIDQGRAYSFAAEQIALRRVADLVGRDPSRLTLAGGWLGREFVLPLPGGEGRARLTDANNCFNLNALVVEAAPGRLSQRASAVAQFAELMTLLGIDPGQARAIAAAAADWIDSDSNEGPLGAEDGVYRSMQTSYLPGNRKMADISELRAVHGVTPKIYARLKPWICVLPVADPIRLNVNTLAPEQAPLVAMLRPGEIGVANARAALAARPADGYGSSVRFWKAGPLAGIDPGDAAEQAGMTSRWLTLTTNVTMGDGFLTSVSLIDANGGAPAAGTAPPSIVRRDWGEGD; from the coding sequence ATGAGGCCGCTGGCGAGAGGCGAACGCGGCGCCGCGCTGCTCAGCGTGCTGCTGCTCGTCGCGGTCATGGCGGTGATTGCGGCGACGGCGCTTGACCGCTTGACGCTCGCGACGCGGATCGCGGGCAGCGCGTCGACGATCGATCAGGGCCGCGCCTACAGCTTTGCCGCCGAACAGATTGCGCTGCGCCGCGTTGCCGATCTGGTCGGGCGCGATCCGTCGCGGCTGACGCTTGCCGGTGGCTGGCTCGGCCGCGAATTTGTCCTGCCTTTGCCGGGCGGCGAAGGCCGGGCGCGGCTGACCGATGCGAACAATTGCTTCAACCTCAACGCGCTCGTTGTCGAAGCGGCGCCCGGGCGCCTCAGTCAGCGCGCCAGCGCCGTGGCGCAGTTCGCCGAACTGATGACCCTGCTCGGTATCGATCCCGGTCAGGCGAGGGCGATCGCGGCCGCCGCCGCCGACTGGATCGACAGCGACAGCAACGAAGGGCCGCTGGGCGCCGAGGACGGCGTCTACCGGTCGATGCAGACATCCTATCTGCCGGGCAACCGCAAGATGGCCGATATCAGCGAATTGCGCGCGGTGCACGGGGTGACGCCGAAAATCTATGCGCGGCTTAAGCCTTGGATTTGCGTGCTGCCGGTCGCCGATCCGATTCGGCTCAACGTCAACACGCTGGCGCCCGAACAGGCGCCGCTCGTCGCGATGCTGCGTCCTGGCGAGATCGGGGTGGCGAATGCACGCGCCGCGCTGGCAGCGCGGCCCGCCGACGGCTATGGCAGCAGCGTCCGATTCTGGAAGGCGGGGCCGCTTGCCGGAATCGACCCGGGCGACGCCGCCGAACAGGCGGGGATGACGAGCCGCTGGCTGACACTGACGACGAATGTGACGATGGGGGACGGTTTCTTGACTTCGGTTTCGCTCATCGATGCCAATGGCGGTGCACCCGCTGCGGGTACCGCGCCGCCGTCGATCGTCCGCCGCGACTGGGGCGAGGGCGACTGA
- a CDS encoding prepilin peptidase: MPVGIGVAFAALIGLVLGSFIATLVMRWPQGRSVLGRSQCDACHQPLDVRDLVPLLSALWSRGRCRRCGAPIDPFHGRVEIVSALIGAVALVSMAGTAGWLWALFGWLLLPLALLDARHFWLPDRLNALLAMVGLLFAGPLLGTPLLDRWIGALAGGLVLAAIALLYRRVRGAEGMGGGDPKLVAAVGAWLGWQALPLMLLLASLGGIAWVLVAQKREGDAPLALRRVPFGVFLCAAAWIAVPVWLSLISAR, translated from the coding sequence TTGCCCGTGGGCATCGGTGTCGCTTTCGCCGCGCTGATCGGGCTCGTCCTCGGCAGCTTTATCGCGACATTGGTGATGCGCTGGCCGCAAGGGCGATCGGTGCTCGGGCGTTCGCAATGCGACGCCTGCCACCAGCCGCTCGACGTCCGCGACCTTGTTCCCCTGCTGTCGGCTTTATGGTCGCGCGGACGATGTCGCCGATGCGGCGCGCCGATCGATCCTTTTCACGGCCGGGTCGAGATCGTCTCGGCGCTGATCGGCGCCGTGGCGCTGGTGTCGATGGCGGGGACGGCGGGTTGGCTCTGGGCCTTGTTCGGCTGGCTGCTGCTGCCGCTCGCACTGCTCGATGCACGCCATTTCTGGCTACCCGACCGGTTGAATGCCCTCCTCGCCATGGTGGGCCTGCTCTTCGCCGGCCCGCTGCTCGGCACACCGTTGCTCGATCGCTGGATCGGCGCACTTGCCGGGGGACTGGTCCTCGCGGCCATAGCCCTGCTTTACCGTCGCGTGCGCGGGGCCGAGGGCATGGGCGGCGGCGACCCGAAGCTCGTCGCGGCGGTCGGCGCCTGGCTCGGCTGGCAGGCGCTGCCGCTGATGCTGCTCCTCGCCAGTCTGGGCGGCATTGCGTGGGTGCTCGTTGCGCAGAAAAGGGAAGGGGACGCGCCGCTGGCGTTGCGGCGCGTCCCCTTCGGCGTTTTCCTCTGCGCCGCGGCGTGGATCGCGGTGCCGGTCTGGCTGTCGTTGATCAGCGCTCGATAA
- the gspI gene encoding type II secretion system minor pseudopilin GspI: MANDHESGFTLLEMLVALSIISIAALTLVRLDAFAVRTAGDLDESTMAGIVAQNRAVELWTDPAPPTIGNSATGVANAGRNWRVEQRVARTADDSLLRIDLTVQPESGRGQAVLTIIRPSQ; this comes from the coding sequence GTGGCCAATGACCATGAAAGCGGTTTTACGCTGCTCGAAATGCTCGTCGCGCTCAGCATCATCAGCATCGCCGCGCTGACGCTCGTCCGTCTCGATGCCTTCGCGGTGCGCACCGCGGGCGACCTCGACGAAAGCACGATGGCGGGGATCGTCGCGCAGAATCGGGCCGTCGAACTGTGGACCGATCCGGCGCCGCCGACCATCGGCAACAGCGCGACGGGCGTCGCCAATGCCGGCCGCAACTGGCGCGTCGAACAGCGCGTCGCCCGGACCGCCGACGACAGCCTGCTCCGCATCGACCTGACCGTCCAGCCCGAAAGCGGACGCGGGCAGGCGGTGCTCACGATCATCAGGCCGTCGCAATGA
- a CDS encoding GspH/FimT family pseudopilin, which yields MRPHNLSWAPAPTGAHCPDGQRGFTLVELMVVLAILALAAAAVVLTIPGDERTVRSEADRLAGRLAAARDVAVIEGRSVAVNFAPSGYGFERRVEGAWQPLPGRAFEQRNWPGDVRFVAGDGQGVSRILFDRVGTSPTPQSVVLAGGDARETVRVSATGEVSRGQ from the coding sequence TTGCGCCCGCACAATCTTTCATGGGCCCCGGCTCCCACCGGGGCGCACTGTCCTGACGGCCAGCGCGGCTTCACGCTGGTCGAGCTGATGGTCGTGCTCGCCATCCTCGCGCTTGCCGCTGCCGCAGTGGTGCTGACGATCCCCGGCGACGAACGCACGGTGCGCAGCGAGGCCGATCGCCTTGCCGGCCGCCTTGCCGCCGCGCGTGACGTGGCGGTGATCGAGGGGCGCAGCGTCGCGGTCAACTTCGCGCCGTCGGGCTATGGCTTCGAGCGCCGGGTCGAAGGAGCGTGGCAGCCGCTGCCCGGCCGCGCGTTCGAACAGCGCAATTGGCCGGGCGATGTCCGTTTCGTTGCCGGCGACGGGCAGGGCGTGTCGCGCATCCTTTTCGATCGCGTCGGAACCAGCCCGACGCCGCAGTCCGTCGTCCTTGCGGGCGGCGATGCGCGCGAAACGGTGCGCGTTTCGGCGACGGGGGAGGTCAGCCGTGGCCAATGA
- the gspJ gene encoding type II secretion system minor pseudopilin GspJ: MKDEGGFTLVEMLVALSIFAAIAAMGVGLLRSSIDTQDAVQLRLKAMGGINRVRALMANDLAQAVQRPTRGQAGEPVPAFIGSSTGFAFVHGGAPSQYSGPRPSVERVAYALTGGEWRRAVQPMLDGAVLSDGDRLIGEVDAVAVRYRDERGNWGESWTSEPGDRLPRAVEVRLTRRGRAPLAMLFLTAPALPPPPLQAPAS; the protein is encoded by the coding sequence ATGAAGGACGAAGGCGGCTTCACTCTCGTCGAAATGCTCGTCGCATTGTCGATCTTTGCGGCGATCGCCGCGATGGGGGTTGGCCTGCTGCGCAGCAGTATCGATACTCAGGATGCTGTTCAGCTTCGCCTGAAGGCGATGGGCGGTATCAACCGGGTCCGCGCGCTGATGGCGAACGACCTTGCGCAGGCGGTGCAGCGCCCGACGCGCGGGCAGGCGGGGGAGCCCGTGCCCGCATTCATCGGTTCGTCCACCGGCTTCGCCTTCGTCCATGGCGGCGCACCGTCGCAGTACAGCGGGCCGCGACCCTCGGTCGAACGCGTCGCCTATGCGCTGACCGGCGGCGAATGGCGGCGCGCGGTACAGCCTATGCTCGACGGCGCGGTGCTGAGCGACGGCGATCGCCTGATCGGCGAGGTCGACGCGGTCGCCGTGCGCTATCGCGACGAAAGGGGCAATTGGGGCGAGAGCTGGACGTCGGAGCCCGGCGACCGCCTGCCGCGTGCGGTCGAAGTGCGGTTGACCCGCCGCGGTCGCGCGCCGCTCGCCATGCTGTTCCTCACCGCCCCGGCATTGCCGCCGCCGCCCTTGCAGGCGCCTGCGTCATGA
- the tolR gene encoding protein TolR, with the protein MGMTGPSGSIGGRRGRGSRRAPMSEINVTPLVDVMLVLLIIFMITAPLLASAVPVDLPESRAKPVETEEQEPVQLSITGDDTLYIGEEQVSEAELPARLDAIVREQKEGERPRQIMLRADKGLDYGRVMRVMGELNRAGLSRIALVTTGSDTEPAVVTRGSETGQ; encoded by the coding sequence ATGGGCATGACCGGTCCTTCGGGGAGCATCGGCGGACGACGCGGCCGCGGCAGCCGTCGCGCGCCGATGTCGGAAATCAACGTCACGCCGCTCGTCGACGTGATGCTGGTGCTGCTGATCATCTTCATGATCACCGCGCCGCTGCTAGCCTCCGCCGTTCCCGTCGATCTTCCCGAAAGTCGCGCCAAGCCGGTCGAGACCGAGGAACAGGAACCGGTGCAATTGTCGATCACCGGCGACGACACGCTCTATATCGGCGAGGAACAGGTGAGCGAGGCCGAACTCCCGGCCCGGCTCGACGCCATCGTGCGCGAGCAAAAGGAGGGCGAACGCCCCCGGCAGATCATGCTGCGCGCCGACAAGGGGCTCGATTACGGCCGCGTGATGCGCGTGATGGGCGAACTCAACCGCGCCGGGCTTTCGCGGATCGCATTGGTCACGACGGGCTCCGACACCGAACCCGCCGTGGTCACCCGTGGTTCAGAAACCGGGCAATAG
- the tolB gene encoding Tol-Pal system beta propeller repeat protein TolB, with protein sequence MTLRSISLSLALLLTAAPVYAQETPAPVAPPATVQTEPRETIEGQLSQDRTVIAIPALATPAVTTVAGMRTDSLGRQIAEVIAADLERSGLYAPLGPGSVRAITMPEVTAPRFADWQARNAENVVHGFVRTNSTGGLIVGCYLYDTALGSELVRQGFEIQPGDWRRAAHKCADAIYSRLSGEAPFFDSRVAYIAESGPKGNRIKRLAIMDSDGGNHRFITNGQALAISPRFSPDYKKIVYVSYLNNRVRVFIYDVASGSQKLVTESGNATFAPRWSPDGTQILYSMAVGGNTDIYRISANGGTPVRLTTTAGIDVGGSFSPDGKKIVFESDRSGSQQIYTMNIDGSNQQRISFGGGRYATPEWSPRGDLIAFTRMGGGEFRVGVMTPAGGGVRLLTNSWQDEAPTWSPNGRVIQFFRTSPGREGKSSLWQVDLTGVNLRRLPTPQDGSDPSWGPVLP encoded by the coding sequence ATGACGCTCCGTTCCATCAGTCTGTCGCTTGCCTTGCTGCTGACCGCAGCGCCCGTATATGCTCAGGAAACACCTGCCCCCGTCGCGCCCCCCGCGACCGTTCAAACCGAACCGCGCGAGACGATCGAAGGGCAATTGTCGCAGGACCGCACCGTCATCGCCATCCCGGCGCTGGCCACCCCCGCGGTCACGACCGTCGCCGGGATGCGCACCGACAGCCTCGGCCGCCAGATCGCCGAGGTCATCGCCGCCGACCTCGAACGCAGCGGGCTCTATGCCCCGCTCGGTCCGGGCAGCGTCCGCGCGATCACCATGCCCGAAGTCACCGCGCCGCGCTTTGCCGACTGGCAGGCGCGCAATGCCGAGAATGTCGTCCATGGCTTCGTGCGTACCAACAGCACCGGCGGGCTGATCGTAGGCTGCTACCTTTACGACACCGCCCTCGGCAGCGAACTGGTGCGGCAGGGGTTCGAAATCCAGCCGGGCGACTGGCGCCGCGCCGCGCATAAATGCGCCGACGCCATTTATTCGCGCCTGTCCGGTGAAGCACCCTTCTTCGACAGCCGCGTCGCGTACATCGCCGAGAGCGGGCCGAAGGGGAACCGCATCAAGCGGCTCGCGATTATGGATTCGGACGGCGGCAACCACCGTTTCATCACCAACGGTCAGGCGCTGGCGATATCCCCTCGCTTTTCGCCCGATTACAAGAAGATCGTCTACGTCAGCTATCTGAACAACCGCGTCCGCGTCTTCATCTATGACGTCGCGAGCGGCTCGCAGAAGCTGGTGACCGAAAGCGGCAACGCCACCTTCGCGCCGCGCTGGTCGCCCGACGGCACGCAGATCCTCTATTCGATGGCGGTCGGCGGCAACACCGACATCTATCGCATCTCGGCCAATGGCGGGACGCCGGTGCGGCTGACGACCACCGCGGGAATCGACGTCGGCGGCAGCTTCTCGCCCGACGGCAAGAAGATCGTGTTCGAAAGCGACCGGTCGGGCAGCCAGCAAATCTATACGATGAACATCGACGGATCGAACCAACAGCGGATCAGCTTTGGCGGCGGGCGTTATGCGACCCCCGAATGGTCGCCGCGCGGCGACCTCATCGCCTTCACCCGCATGGGCGGCGGCGAATTCCGCGTCGGCGTGATGACCCCGGCGGGCGGCGGCGTCCGCCTGCTCACCAATAGCTGGCAGGACGAAGCGCCGACCTGGTCGCCGAATGGCCGCGTCATCCAGTTCTTCCGCACCTCGCCCGGCCGCGAAGGCAAATCGAGCCTGTGGCAGGTCGACCTGACCGGTGTGAACCTGCGCCGTCTGCCGACCCCGCAGGACGGCTCGGACCCGAGCTGGGGCCCGGTGCTCCCCTGA
- the pal gene encoding peptidoglycan-associated lipoprotein Pal, whose product MTIRKTTAMIAAITMLAVGACSKKAPDTLPPAPEGTGTDTGPSTGGVVPGSQQDFIANVSSDRIFFGFDQYNVDAEDQATLQSQAQWLQRNPAVRVLLEGHADERGTRDYNIALGERRANAAKNYLASLGIDPNRIQVISYGKERPAAVGSNEEAWAQNRRAVTVVIER is encoded by the coding sequence ATGACGATACGCAAAACCACCGCGATGATCGCGGCGATCACCATGCTCGCTGTTGGTGCCTGTTCGAAAAAGGCCCCTGACACGCTGCCCCCGGCCCCCGAAGGCACGGGCACCGATACCGGACCCAGCACCGGCGGCGTCGTCCCCGGCTCGCAACAGGATTTCATCGCCAACGTGTCTTCGGACCGCATCTTCTTCGGTTTCGACCAGTATAATGTCGATGCCGAGGATCAGGCCACGTTGCAGAGCCAGGCGCAGTGGCTGCAGCGCAACCCGGCGGTCCGCGTCCTGCTCGAAGGCCATGCCGACGAACGCGGCACCCGCGACTATAATATCGCGCTCGGGGAACGCCGTGCCAATGCCGCGAAAAACTATCTCGCCTCGCTCGGCATCGATCCGAACCGGATCCAGGTGATCAGCTATGGCAAGGAACGCCCCGCTGCGGTCGGATCGAACGAGGAAGCCTGGGCGCAGAACCGCCGCGCGGTGACCGTCGTTATCGAGCGCTGA
- the gspN gene encoding type II secretion system protein N, with protein sequence MRRRMTIAAVLLALILIIATFPMRLALGLSGATDAGISAREIRGSIWSGELVDARLGALPLGTVRASLSPLALLGGRTELVFSRTDARLGALAGRLHGSDPRGMSEINGMTSLAGGFGLIPVDTIRFEGATARFDAAGKCVEAAGRLQLVVGTTIAGLDLSRGLSGPLRCAGGRAQATLASQSGMERLTLSFDGRGAYRAGLAINVDRDPAMAAALAALGFKPGQGGFVLTSAGRF encoded by the coding sequence ATGCGGCGGCGCATGACGATCGCGGCGGTGCTGTTGGCGCTGATCCTCATCATCGCGACCTTCCCGATGCGGCTCGCGCTGGGCCTGTCGGGTGCGACCGATGCGGGGATATCGGCGCGCGAAATTCGCGGTTCGATATGGTCGGGTGAGCTGGTCGACGCGCGGCTCGGCGCGCTGCCGCTCGGTACCGTGCGCGCCAGCCTGTCGCCGCTCGCCCTGCTCGGCGGGCGCACCGAACTCGTCTTCTCGCGCACCGACGCGCGGCTCGGCGCGCTTGCGGGGCGCCTCCATGGCAGTGATCCGCGCGGGATGTCCGAAATCAATGGCATGACATCGCTGGCGGGCGGCTTCGGACTCATCCCCGTGGATACCATCCGCTTCGAGGGCGCGACGGCGCGGTTCGACGCGGCTGGCAAATGCGTCGAAGCGGCCGGCCGCTTGCAGCTGGTGGTCGGCACGACGATCGCCGGGCTCGATCTGTCGCGCGGGCTGTCGGGACCGCTCCGCTGCGCGGGCGGACGGGCGCAAGCCACGCTCGCCAGCCAGTCTGGAATGGAGCGGCTGACTTTGTCGTTCGACGGCCGCGGCGCCTATCGCGCCGGCTTGGCGATCAATGTCGACCGCGACCCGGCGATGGCGGCGGCGCTTGCCGCGCTGGGTTTCAAGCCGGGGCAGGGCGGTTTCGTCCTGACCAGCGCGGGCCGTTTCTGA
- the tolQ gene encoding protein TolQ, producing the protein MLDNIKLAADAATLSPIALFLQADWIVKGVMIGLLLASIYVWAVIFTHGRSVGKLMGASERFERDFWRAGNLDKFYDENGREELPSAKILAAGISEWRRSTAGKNVDRDGTRERLGIAMNAAIAGEVDKLAEKIGTLATIGAVAPFVGLFGTVWGIMRSFTAIAASNNSSLAVVAPGIAEALFATAIGLFAAIPAVIAYNAFSQRLNRLESRLGRFADGLHATFSRELEVEA; encoded by the coding sequence TTGCTAGACAATATCAAGCTGGCCGCCGACGCGGCGACTTTGTCCCCCATCGCGCTGTTCCTGCAGGCCGACTGGATCGTGAAGGGCGTGATGATCGGGCTGCTGCTCGCCTCCATCTATGTCTGGGCGGTGATTTTCACCCACGGCCGCAGCGTCGGCAAGCTGATGGGCGCCTCCGAACGCTTCGAACGCGATTTCTGGCGCGCCGGCAATCTCGACAAATTCTATGACGAAAATGGCCGCGAGGAATTGCCCAGTGCAAAGATCCTCGCCGCCGGAATCAGCGAATGGCGACGCTCGACCGCAGGCAAGAATGTTGACCGCGACGGCACGCGCGAACGGCTGGGCATCGCGATGAACGCCGCCATCGCCGGCGAGGTCGACAAGCTGGCCGAAAAGATCGGCACGCTCGCGACAATCGGCGCGGTCGCACCCTTCGTCGGCCTGTTCGGCACTGTCTGGGGAATCATGCGCAGCTTCACCGCGATCGCCGCATCGAACAACAGCAGTCTCGCGGTCGTCGCACCGGGCATCGCCGAAGCATTGTTCGCGACCGCTATCGGCCTGTTTGCCGCCATTCCCGCGGTGATCGCCTACAACGCCTTTTCGCAGCGGCTGAACCGGCTCGAATCGCGGCTGGGGCGCTTTGCCGACGGGTTGCACGCCACCTTCAGCCGCGAGCTCGAGGTCGAAGCCTGA
- the gspF gene encoding type II secretion system inner membrane protein GspF, producing the protein MPDYRYVAIDPQGRERKGRLTAANDDAARADLVRRKFHIVAVEAAGSRPASRSLLAFRRSKLSRKELALFTRQLATLVEVAPLEEALRTLMRQSEAESARAVIADVHAGLLEGRRLADAMARQPASFPPLYRAMVAAGETTGSLTTILARLADLLERQAEVRGKLVAALAYPIVLAVVAIGVVAALMIFVVPRVVEQFTDTGQQLPFLTRAVIAISGFAANWWWLIALLLAAGAFGWVTAMRRPAFKARVDARLLRLPLLGRLLRDLYAARFARTLSTMVSSRLPLVEGLRLTVPTIRNAALAGATAAIVDQVRAGGSLSAALRDAGVFPPLLVYMTASGESAGRLEQMLERAADYLEREFDRFTAASMALLEPVIIVLMGSCVALIILAILLPILQLQNLAGL; encoded by the coding sequence ATGCCTGATTACCGCTATGTCGCGATCGACCCGCAGGGGCGCGAGCGCAAGGGACGTCTGACCGCGGCGAACGACGACGCTGCGCGCGCCGACCTTGTGCGGCGGAAATTCCATATCGTTGCGGTCGAGGCGGCGGGGTCGCGCCCTGCTTCGCGTTCGCTGCTCGCCTTTCGCCGCAGCAAATTGTCGCGCAAGGAACTGGCGCTGTTCACGCGCCAGCTTGCGACGCTGGTCGAGGTGGCGCCGCTCGAGGAAGCGCTGCGCACGCTGATGCGCCAGAGTGAAGCCGAAAGCGCGCGGGCGGTGATCGCCGACGTCCACGCCGGCCTGCTCGAAGGCCGCCGCCTCGCCGATGCGATGGCGCGCCAGCCCGCGAGCTTCCCGCCGCTCTATCGCGCGATGGTCGCGGCGGGCGAAACGACGGGCAGCCTGACGACGATCCTCGCGCGGCTCGCCGACCTGCTCGAACGGCAGGCCGAAGTGCGCGGCAAGCTGGTCGCGGCGCTCGCCTATCCCATCGTCCTCGCTGTGGTCGCGATCGGGGTGGTCGCTGCGCTGATGATCTTCGTCGTCCCGCGCGTCGTCGAACAGTTCACCGACACGGGACAGCAGCTGCCCTTCTTGACCCGCGCGGTGATTGCGATCTCGGGCTTTGCCGCCAACTGGTGGTGGCTGATCGCGCTGCTGCTGGCGGCCGGAGCCTTTGGCTGGGTCACCGCGATGCGCCGCCCGGCGTTCAAGGCGCGGGTCGATGCGCGGCTGCTCCGCCTCCCTTTGCTCGGCCGACTGCTCCGCGATCTCTACGCCGCCCGTTTCGCCCGCACGCTGTCGACGATGGTGTCGAGCCGGCTGCCGCTCGTCGAAGGGCTGCGTCTCACCGTCCCGACGATCCGCAACGCGGCGCTAGCCGGAGCGACCGCGGCGATCGTCGATCAGGTGCGCGCCGGCGGCAGCCTGTCCGCGGCGCTGCGCGACGCGGGCGTCTTCCCGCCGCTCCTCGTCTATATGACGGCCAGCGGCGAAAGCGCGGGGCGACTGGAACAGATGCTCGAACGCGCCGCCGACTATCTCGAACGCGAGTTCGACCGTTTTACCGCCGCCTCGATGGCGCTTCTCGAACCTGTCATAATTGTCCTTATGGGGTCTTGCGTCGCGCTCATCATTCTCGCCATCCTGCTTCCGATCCTCCAGTTGCAGAACCTCGCAGGTCTATAA
- the gspL gene encoding type II secretion system protein GspL, translating to MARTLILWLPPLTALDDEGTRPAWLRVDDGVIVDSGQDDGWVDAWEKPDDDGADDRLVALAPAADVPIQWRHYPDAAPAQAAAAARIDTLKDSLGDAAGLHIVSGQPADTGQAVPVAVTTHAAMTAWTGWLKAQGFDPAAIVPAAATVPPPEPGTLWTAELGGEQIVRTADRAYASDPELDRLIAGGHDIAPLDADRMREALLLTLAVPPLDLLSGGWKPKRSWSVDPAMLRLAKRLFIALAAVSLLIPVIHAIRLSSDSVRADDAVVALAKKAGAAAVDASAAEAELDRRLAAAGGGPLAFSVPASALYGAMGDVPGVTLKSLSHRTDGTLTTTLAAPRVDDVNKVLLALQARGYRVTAQPMAGTDGLQMANVTIRAVP from the coding sequence GTGGCGCGGACGCTCATTCTGTGGCTTCCGCCGCTGACGGCGCTCGACGACGAAGGCACGCGGCCGGCGTGGCTGCGCGTCGACGATGGCGTGATTGTCGATTCGGGCCAGGACGATGGCTGGGTCGATGCGTGGGAAAAGCCGGACGACGATGGTGCCGACGACCGGCTTGTCGCGCTTGCTCCCGCCGCCGACGTGCCGATCCAGTGGCGGCACTATCCCGATGCGGCGCCGGCGCAGGCGGCCGCGGCGGCGCGGATCGATACGCTGAAAGACAGTCTGGGCGATGCCGCCGGATTGCATATCGTGTCGGGACAGCCCGCCGATACGGGGCAGGCGGTGCCCGTCGCCGTGACGACCCACGCGGCAATGACCGCATGGACGGGCTGGCTCAAGGCGCAGGGGTTCGATCCCGCGGCGATCGTTCCTGCGGCGGCGACGGTGCCGCCGCCCGAACCGGGGACGCTATGGACCGCCGAACTCGGCGGCGAGCAGATCGTGCGCACCGCCGACCGCGCCTATGCATCCGATCCCGAACTCGATCGATTGATCGCGGGAGGGCACGATATCGCGCCGCTCGATGCCGATCGCATGCGCGAGGCATTGCTGCTGACGCTCGCCGTGCCGCCGCTCGACCTGCTCAGCGGCGGGTGGAAACCGAAGCGAAGCTGGTCGGTCGATCCAGCGATGCTGCGGCTTGCGAAGCGGCTGTTCATCGCGCTGGCCGCGGTCAGCCTGCTCATTCCGGTCATCCATGCGATCCGCCTGTCGAGCGACAGCGTGCGTGCCGACGATGCCGTCGTCGCTCTGGCGAAGAAGGCGGGGGCCGCTGCGGTCGACGCGTCGGCGGCGGAGGCCGAACTCGACCGCCGGCTCGCCGCCGCCGGGGGCGGGCCGCTCGCCTTCTCGGTGCCCGCCTCGGCGCTCTACGGAGCGATGGGCGACGTGCCCGGCGTCACGCTCAAAAGCCTCTCGCACCGCACCGACGGGACGCTGACGACGACGCTGGCGGCGCCGCGTGTCGACGATGTGAACAAGGTGCTGCTGGCGTTGCAGGCGCGCGGTTATCGCGTCACTGCGCAGCCGATGGCGGGAACCGACGGGCTGCAGATGGCCAATGTGACGATCCGGGCGGTGCCATGA
- the gspM gene encoding type II secretion system protein GspM codes for MTEKLQNWWTGLSGRERWLVGIAGVLALGVILWGIGRPAFAVFAHLEGEHRAAVEREGRVAAKVQLLAQRPAKSVAAAVDAIAIDQYLAQSASEIGLTLDRNEARGQRQATIAIATAKAPVLTDWLASLEGQGFVVDQLTITPAVDGTVGMTAELRKGGQ; via the coding sequence ATGACCGAGAAATTGCAGAACTGGTGGACGGGGCTTTCGGGGCGCGAGCGCTGGCTGGTCGGTATTGCGGGCGTGCTGGCGCTCGGCGTGATCCTGTGGGGCATCGGCCGCCCGGCCTTCGCCGTCTTTGCCCACCTCGAGGGGGAGCATCGCGCTGCGGTCGAGCGCGAGGGGCGCGTCGCGGCCAAGGTGCAATTGCTGGCGCAGCGCCCGGCGAAATCGGTCGCCGCGGCGGTCGATGCGATAGCGATCGACCAATATCTTGCGCAGTCGGCGAGCGAGATCGGACTGACGCTCGACCGCAACGAGGCGCGCGGGCAGCGGCAGGCGACGATCGCCATCGCCACCGCCAAAGCGCCCGTGCTCACCGACTGGCTCGCGTCGCTCGAAGGACAGGGCTTTGTCGTCGACCAGTTGACGATCACGCCGGCGGTCGACGGGACCGTCGGGATGACGGCCGAACTGAGGAAGGGCGGCCAGTGA